In the Ctenopharyngodon idella isolate HZGC_01 chromosome 4, HZGC01, whole genome shotgun sequence genome, one interval contains:
- the LOC127511199 gene encoding uncharacterized protein LOC127511199 isoform X25 has translation MKALVCILLLLETFVFVVQQQVDGGLNENEISQQISSEDGRQNPPQTDTLRAEASTDSQQYCNLGIPDIHAALRELTATVTEQKERNRELTATVTEQKANIRELTATVTEQKANIRELTATVTELKDKMNKKDDEISNLTLSQVELRKENRGESVLE, from the exons ATGAAGGCTTTAGTATGTATACTGCTGCTGTTGGAAACCTTTGTGTTTGTCGTCCAGCAGCAGGTAGATGGAGGACTCAATGAGAATGAGATCAGTCAACAGATCAGCTCTGAGGACGGAAGACAGAATCCACCTCAAACAGACACTTTGAGAGCTGAAGCTTCAACTGACAGCCAACAATACTGCAATCTGGGCATCCCTGACATCCATGCAGCACTGAGAGAACTGACCGCCaccgttacagagcagaaagaaaggaacagagaactgaccgccaccgttacagagcagaaagcaaacatcagagaactgaccgccaccgttacagagcagaaagCAAACATCAGAGAACTGACCGCCACCGTTACAGAACTGAAGGATAAGATGAACAAGAAAGATGATG AAATTTCAAATCTTACTCTGAGTCAAGTGGAGTTGAGAAAGGAAAATAGAGGTGAAAGTGTGCTTGAATGA